Genomic segment of Mucilaginibacter sabulilitoris:
GAATTCTTCCTTCTTTATATTGTTCGCTACGTGCCATCTCGGCACCGCCTAAACGGCCTGATGTCATTACTTTAATTCCTTCAGCACCCATTCTCATGGTTGAAGCAATTGTTGTTTTCATGGCACGGCGGAAAGAGATACGTGCTTCCAGTTGTTTCGCGATACCTTCTGCTACTAACTGAGCATCAAGTTCCGGACGCTTGATCTCGAATATGTTAATCTGAACTTCTTTTTTGGTAAGTTTCTTTAACTCTTCTTTGATCTTGTCAACTTCCTGGCCACCTTTACCTATCACAATACCCGGACGGGCAGTGTGGATAGTTACGGTAATGCGTTTTAAAGTACGTTCAATTACCACTTTTGATACACCACCTTTAGCAATACGAGCTGAAAGGTATTTGCGGATCTTTTCGTCTTCAACTAATTTGTCGGAGTAGTTGTTGCCACCGAACCAATTAGAATCCCAACCTCTGATGATTCCTAATCTGTTACCTATTGGATGTGCTTTCTGTCCCATTTCAAATTAATTGTTATCGTTTTTACTATCCACAATCAGTGTTACGTGGTTTGAACGTTTACGGATACGGTATCCTCTTCCTTGCGGAGCAGGACGTAACCTTTTTAGCTGACGACCGCCACCTACTGAAACTTCTTTCACAAATAAAGCGCTGTCTTCAACACGTTTACCTTCGTTTTTTGCTTCCCAGTTTTTGATGGCTGATAACAAAAGTTTCTCTACACGAATAGCAGCTTCCTTGTTAGTATATTTTAATATGTACAACGCTTTCTCAACGTTTTCACCACGGATCAGATCAACCACCAAACGCATTTTGCGTGGTGAAGTTGGACAGTCCTGTAATTTAGCAACTGAAGCTCCGCCAACCTGGGCTTTTGCAGCTTCTTTTTGTTGCCTGATCAATACAGACTTTTTAATTTTTGTTGTTGCTTCCATTGCCTGTTATTTTTTCTTTTCTGCGTGACCGCGGAATGTACGGGTTGGAGCAAATTCTCCCAACTTGTGACCAACCATGTTTTCTGTTACGTACACAGGGATAAACTTGTTACCGTTGTGTACTGCGAATGTGTGACCAACGAAATCAGGAGAGATCATGGAACGACGTGACCATGTTTTTACAACTGATTTTTTGCTTGATTCATTCAAGGTAAGAACTTTTCTTTCCAGGTTATGATCAATATAAGGTCCTTTTTTAATTGAACGTGCCATTATTTTTTCCTTCTTTCAATGATATAACGATCCGACCCTTTTTTCTTGTCACGGGTTTTGTAGCCTTTAGCTAACAAACCTTTACGTGAGCGTGGATGACCACCTGAGGCTCTACCCTCACCACCACCCATAGGGTGATCTACCGGGTTCATGGCAACACCACGAACACGCGGCCTGCGGCCTAACCAGCGTTTGCGACCTGCTTTACCTAATACCGCGTTTGCTTTTTCACCATTTGAAACGGTACCGATAGTTGCCAAACAAGTTGACAGTATCATACGTGTTTCGCCTGAAGGCAATTTGATGATAGCATATTTACCATCGCGTGCTGAAAGCTGAGCATAAGTACCAGCGCTGCGGGCAATAACACCACCC
This window contains:
- the rplV gene encoding 50S ribosomal protein L22; translated protein: MEATTKIKKSVLIRQQKEAAKAQVGGASVAKLQDCPTSPRKMRLVVDLIRGENVEKALYILKYTNKEAAIRVEKLLLSAIKNWEAKNEGKRVEDSALFVKEVSVGGGRQLKRLRPAPQGRGYRIRKRSNHVTLIVDSKNDNN
- the rpsC gene encoding 30S ribosomal protein S3, which translates into the protein MGQKAHPIGNRLGIIRGWDSNWFGGNNYSDKLVEDEKIRKYLSARIAKGGVSKVVIERTLKRITVTIHTARPGIVIGKGGQEVDKIKEELKKLTKKEVQINIFEIKRPELDAQLVAEGIAKQLEARISFRRAMKTTIASTMRMGAEGIKVMTSGRLGGAEMARSEQYKEGRIPLHTFRADIDYALAEALTTYGKIGVKVWICKGEVYGKRDLSPNIGGTSSNSGKGGRPDGAPAFGGRDNQRGGERGGERRGDRKPGGDRRGGPGGNNGPRGGGNRPGGQGGNRPGGGNRPGGPGKR
- the rpsS gene encoding 30S ribosomal protein S19, with the translated sequence MARSIKKGPYIDHNLERKVLTLNESSKKSVVKTWSRRSMISPDFVGHTFAVHNGNKFIPVYVTENMVGHKLGEFAPTRTFRGHAEKKK